Proteins encoded in a region of the Ptychodera flava strain L36383 chromosome 4, AS_Pfla_20210202, whole genome shotgun sequence genome:
- the LOC139131368 gene encoding sialidase-3-like: MHGFNTSRIPALVYKDGTFIAFCEARKDTFKDIGNMDIIARRGKLTGNEILWDEPSVVVTMPGRRVMNPTPIVDRVRNCLLLVFVSFEESMNQYDLLETGTLQQGLYYTKSFDDGLTWSNPVDITSSTLARMKQTPAMFATGPGHGIQLTSGRLIVPANVFFKDTRGSSDQRGCINLSTVVYSDDGGTTWHMGGRVPLGTDRLGKYIQTNEVQAVELENNVVCLNSRTLSSYQTRATSCSEDAGQTFGFPSLAYNLIEPGFKLKKGVMRPGNYSGCQASILAFPAPEETVFSEYVSNTWVLFSNPADASVRKDSSIRLSTDGMKSWSLPWTFNHEAGGYSDLTYFETYEGGRKVQNFGLLYERGHRKSSEAIVFRTFSLTEVLGGIM, translated from the exons ATGCATGGATTCAACACATCAAG AATTCCTGCGCTTGTCTACAAAGATGGAACATTTATCGCTTTCTGTGAAGCACGCAAAGACACGTTCAAAGATATTGGCAATATGGATATCATTGCCAGGAGGGGAAAGCTGACTGGAAATGAAATCCTCTGGGATGAACCATCAGTGGTTGTCACTATGCCGGGAAGAAG GGTGATGAACCCGACACCCATTGTGGACAGAGTACGCAATTGCTTGTTGCTGGTGTTTGTGTCGTTTGAAGAATCTATGAACCAGTATGATTTGTTGGAAACTGGCACCTTACAGCAGGGACTATACTACACTAAG AGTTTTGATGATGGTCTGACATGGAGCAACCCCGTGGACATCACATCCAGTACTCTTGCAAGAATGAAGCAGACACCAGCCATGTTTGCAACAG GGCCAGGCCATGGTATCCAACTTACATCTGGGAGACTCATCGTTCCCGCTAATGTATTCTTCAAAGACACACGAG GTAGCAGCGACCAGAGAGGTTGTATCAACCTTTCCACAGTTGTGTACAGCGATGACGGAGGTACTACCTGGCACATGGGTGGCAGGGTACCCCTTGGGACTGATAGGTTGGGTAAATACATCCAAACCAATGAAGTGCAG GCTGTCGAGCTTGAGAACAATGTGGTATGCCTTAACAGTCGCACACTTAGTTCCTATCAGACAAGGGCAACATCATGCAGCGAGGATGCTGGCCAGACATTCGGTTTCCCAAGTTTGGCGTACAATCTGATAGAACCTGGCTTCAAGCTTAAAAAGGGGGTGATGAGGCCCGGCAACTACTCTGGTTGTCAG gCGAGTATTTTGGCATTTCCTGCCCCTGAAGAAACTGTGTTCAGTGAATATGTTTCCAACACCTGGGTCCTGTTCTCCAACCCAGCTGACGCATCAGTGAGGAAAGACTCCTCTATACGTCTCAGCACAGATGGTATGAAATCATGGAGCCTTCCTTGGACTTTCAACCATGAAGCCGGGGGTTATTCAGACCTGACATACTTTGAAACCTACGAGGGAGGTCGAAAAGTCCAAAACTTTGGACTCCTGTATGAGAGGGGTCATCGCAAGAGCTCTGAAGCCATTGTATTTAGGACGTTCTCCCTCACAGAAGTACTCGGCggaattatgtaa